The following nucleotide sequence is from Kineobactrum salinum.
AATACCGGTGCAACGGCGATCTGTATGATGCTGGCCAGAGCAGTAATCGAATCGTCCAAATGCGCGCAGCTCCAGTTGCCGGAAAAAGCACCAGTTTGCGGCAATTATCCCGGACTGGCAAACATTCGCCAACGGCAGATCGGTCCTGGATCCTGGTGGATTGCTGTTTTATGGTTTCGCAGAAGATTTGACCACAGGTGCCGGGTCTTCGTGCGGAAGGTCAACACTTCGACCGCCGAGCCATCACCCGGGGTGCGGTGTTCAAGACACGCCGTGAATCCATCCATGGAGGCTCGTATGCGAAATCCATGTCGCATACGGTCTTGAACACCGCACCCCGGCCGATGTCTCTACCTTGGTAGCCAACCATGGGGCCGCAACGCAGTGTCTCCCAGGATTGATCTGCCCTCGGCGAATGTTTGCCCTGGTAGCCAACCTGAGGGACAGCAAGGATCGCGCTGTCCGGTTGCCTGTCAGGCCGGCTTGTCAACGTGCCTGCCGGCCAGCGGTTGCGTTGCCGGTCCGTGGATCACCTCGCCGTTCAGGTCGAAGCGTGAGCCGTGACAGGGGCAATCCCAGGTCCGGTCGGTTTCGTTCCAGCCCACCAGGCAGCCGAGATGGGGACAGACCGCCGACACCGCGTGGAGAGCGCCGCCGGTATCGCGGTACACGGCGGTGTTGTGGCCGTCGATTTTCATGATGGCGGCCTCGCCACTGGCCAGCTCCTCGCAGGAGCCGGGTTTGCGCGACAGGTAGCCGCCGACCAGGTGGCTGGCGATTTCCGCGCTCTCTTTCAGAAATTCCCGGCCACCCGCGACGGGCTTCACCCGCTTCGCGTCAAACAGTTCCAGCCAGCGGTGGTCTTGTCCGGTGGCGAGGTCGGCCAGGATCATTGCCGCGGCGGTTCCGTTGCTGATGCCCCAGGCCGCAAAGCCGGTGGCGACCAGATAGCTGCCGCCGATGGAGGAGGACCAGCCGACATAGGGGGCGCTGTCCACCGAGGCATAGTCCTCGTTGATCCAGCGGTGTTCGACTGGACCGGTGGCGAAGTGGGTACCGAGCCAGTGCTCGAGGTCCTGCATACAATGCCGCTCTTGTTCGGTATCGCCGGGCTTGAAGCGGCCGCCGGATGCGATGGCATACACCTCGCCGGCGGCATTGCGGTGGGTTCTAAGCGAGTGTCGTGGCTGCTCTACGCTGACATACATGCCATCGGGTACCTGGCTGAGCCGGGCTGCTATCACGGGCTCGGCATGGGGAAAGGCCCGGGTGTAGTAGCCGCCGACTGTGCCCAGCGGCAGATGGGTCGCCATCACCACGTGGCGAGCCTTGACGCTGCCCTGCGCAGTCTCGACCCGGGTCGGTTCCCAGCCGGTCACCCGGCTGTTTTGAAAGACATGGCAGCCCTCGCCAGGGATGGTCTGTGCCAGGCCGCTAAGGTACTTGACCGGATGCAACTGGGCCTGCTGATCGAAGCGCAGGGCGGCGAGCACATCGAAGGGCAGGTCGGTGGTGTGGCTCAGCGACGATGGCAGGCCCAGCAGGCGGGTGATATCGGCCTCTTTCTCCAGCGCCGCCACATGCGCTTCCTCGCAGGTATAGACCCAGGCGGGACGAGCCTCGACATCGCAATCGATGCCGTGGCGCGCGATCAGGCCGAGGATGGTGCGCAGACCGCTTTCCTGGGCTTCGGCATAGAGTCCGGCACAGTGGCGTCCGAACTTCTGCTCCAGGACCTGGTAAGTCAGCCCGTGCTGGGAGGTGACCTTGGCGGTGGATTTGCCGGTGGCCTGGCGGCCTGGGCGGCCGGCCTCAATGAGCGCCACGGTCTGGCCCTTGTTCTTGAGCATCCGTGCGGTGGTAACCCCGACGATGCCGGCGCCGACAATGGCGATGTCGACTTCGATATCGCCGGCCAGGGTGGGAAAATTGGGTGATGCGGCGGTGGCATTCCAATAGCCATCGTTCTGCTCAGTCTTGGCCATTGCGTATTCTCCTGTGCATGGCAGGCAGTTGCTGTCGGACGGGCCGGTGCCGGGCAACCGGTTCGCCCCGCTGCCAATTCATAGTGGATTGTCTTCGTCGGGCACTTCACCCGGTTTCAGCGGAAGCGAATCGGTCCATTTGAGTTTGCGCAGCAATTGGCGGGCATCAAAGGGTGCACAGACCTTCACATCGTTATCGAAATAACAGTACACATCACGGGATTTGCGCTTGGCTGCGTGTCTGGCACTGATGCGGCGGGCATCGGCCGACTCGCTGCCCTCGCTCCATGCCTGGATGCGGCGGCTCCAGCGATCCAGCGCGTCGTTCGAGTAGCCGCTTTTGTACAGCTCTTTGTCGCCGTGTCGACCATGCAGAAATTATAGACTCTGTCAGTGACTGCCGCCGGGGAAATTGCAGTCCGTGAGCATCGTATCCGGCCTCCTGCTCTGCCGGCATTTACTGGGGGACTTTTCTCAGGAACTTGGTCATCTCTCCCTGGCCAGTTCCGTCCGGTTGACAACGACCCGGCGCCAGGAAGAGGTCGCACTGGAGTAGCCGCCGGCTAGCGGTTCAGCGGCCAGTGCTGCAGCGCCCGATAGCTGACTCCCTGCCTCCCTTGCAGGGTTTCGAACAGGGTGAAGTGCTGATAGTGCACGTCGATCCGGGGCGCCACCACCGGGGCGGGCGGTGGTTCTGCGCAAGATCGAAACAGTGTCACGTGCGGTACAAACAGTTTCCGCTGCCGTCTTGCGCCAGCGGGCCCAGCGAGATTCTGCAATTTCACGGCCAGGCGGGCCAATTCCAGCTGTGGTTGCTCCGGTCCCAACCAGTAGATCCGCTGTTTCTGCCAGTATCCGGCTTGATCCAGCACCAGGCGGCCAGCACCGACAGTATACCCGGATGCCCATTGATCAACTGCCTGTGTCAGGGTTTCCAGGTGGCGATGGTCCACCTCGCCGACAAACGCCAGGGTGAGGTGGAAATTGTCGGCAGGCACTGGCTGTCCGTGAGCGAGACCATAGCGGTCCCGCCAGTCGGCGACTGCCCGTTTGGTATCCGAATCCAGTTCAAGGCCAAAAAATACGCACATGGATAGATTTCTCCGCCGGGACAGGCAACCGGGTCGCAGCCCCGTGGTCCCGACTATACCGGCCTCTCGGGGAGGGGGCCACCCGGAGCAGGCCACCCGGAGCAGCCGCGCACTCGCCAGGACTTCGGCTACCGGCTATGCTTGAACAATGGCAACAACAGGTGAGTCAATCCAGCGGCGGCTCGTGATCAGCGGCACCGTTCAGGGTGTGTCCTACCGCGCGTGGATGGCGGCGGCAGCGCGTACGAGAGGTCTGGCCGGCTGGGTCAGGAACCGGCGTGACGGCACCGTCGAGGCTGTCGTCAGCGGCCCTGCCGACGCGGTATCGGCCATGGTTCGCGACTGTTATTCGGGGCCGTCGGCCGCACGGGTCAGCGCCGTGCACAGCGAAACCATTGTGGCGCCGGATGTCGAGGGTTTTCAGCAGCGGCCGACAGTCTGAGCTCGGTCCTGCCAGCTGTGCTGCGTCCAGCCGGCCGCCCCCTGCCGCAAACGGGGCTTGAGCAGTCCCGTCCAGGCGCGATTCGCGCTTGGCAGAGTGTCGCAACAGCGTCTAGGCTGTACTGTATGGACTTGAATCTGGAGGTAGCCAATGTCAGTCAGCGCGCAACTGCAGGACACCATAGAAGACCTGGTTGATGGCAAACGCGGTATTCTGGCCGCGGACGAAAGCACGGGGACGATCTCACGCCGCTTTGCTGCGGTGGAACTGGAAGCCGACGAGGAAAGCCGTCGCGCCTATCGCAGCATGTTGTTGTCCACCCCGGAAATAGGCAACTATATTGCAGGGGTAATCTTCTTCGAGGAAACCCTGCAACAGACGGATGAGCGCGGCACATTGCTTCCCCGGCTGGCGGTTGAGCAGGGAATGGTCCCTGGTATCAAGGTGGACAAGGGCAAGGGTCCGCTGCCGGGTGCGGCCGGCGACATGATTACCTATGGCCTGGATGGCCTTGAGGAGCGGTTGCAGCAGTATCACGGGCAGGGGGCGCGCTTTGCCAAATGGCGCGAGGTGTATCCAGTGTCCCACACAATCCCTGCCGCTGGGTCTGGCGGCCAATGCCGCCACGCTCGCCCGCTATGCCGCGGTGTGCCAAGCTGCAGGATTGGTGCCCATCGTGGAGCCGGAAGTATTGATCGACGGTGACCACAGCATTGAACGCAGCGCCGAGGTGAACGAGCAGGTGTGGCACTCTGTGTTCCACGCGCTGCACCAGTACGGTGTCCGGCTCGAACTCCTGCTGCTGAAACCCAGCATGGTGACACCCGGAAAGCAGGCCAGTTCGGCGACCCCGGAACAGGTGGCGGAAGCCACCTTGAAGACGCTGCGCCGGACGGTTCCCGCCGCGGTACCCAGCATCAATTTCCTGTCGGGCGGCCAGACGCCCCAGGAAGCCACGGCCAACCTGAATGCCATGAATCAGCTGCGCGACCAGGCGCCCTGGCAGCTGAGTTTTTCCTTTGCCCGGGCGCTACAGGAACCCGCGCTGGCGGCGTGGGGAGGCAAGCCGGAAAACG
It contains:
- a CDS encoding FAD-dependent oxidoreductase; its protein translation is MAKTEQNDGYWNATAASPNFPTLAGDIEVDIAIVGAGIVGVTTARMLKNKGQTVALIEAGRPGRQATGKSTAKVTSQHGLTYQVLEQKFGRHCAGLYAEAQESGLRTILGLIARHGIDCDVEARPAWVYTCEEAHVAALEKEADITRLLGLPSSLSHTTDLPFDVLAALRFDQQAQLHPVKYLSGLAQTIPGEGCHVFQNSRVTGWEPTRVETAQGSVKARHVVMATHLPLGTVGGYYTRAFPHAEPVIAARLSQVPDGMYVSVEQPRHSLRTHRNAAGEVYAIASGGRFKPGDTEQERHCMQDLEHWLGTHFATGPVEHRWINEDYASVDSAPYVGWSSSIGGSYLVATGFAAWGISNGTAAAMILADLATGQDHRWLELFDAKRVKPVAGGREFLKESAEIASHLVGGYLSRKPGSCEELASGEAAIMKIDGHNTAVYRDTGGALHAVSAVCPHLGCLVGWNETDRTWDCPCHGSRFDLNGEVIHGPATQPLAGRHVDKPA
- a CDS encoding DUF72 domain-containing protein, whose protein sequence is MHGRHGDKELYKSGYSNDALDRWSRRIQAWSEGSESADARRISARHAAKRKSRDVYCYFDNDVKVCAPFDARQLLRKLKWTDSLPLKPGEVPDEDNPL
- the thpR gene encoding RNA 2',3'-cyclic phosphodiesterase, which produces MCVFFGLELDSDTKRAVADWRDRYGLAHGQPVPADNFHLTLAFVGEVDHRHLETLTQAVDQWASGYTVGAGRLVLDQAGYWQKQRIYWLGPEQPQLELARLAVKLQNLAGPAGARRQRKLFVPHVTLFRSCAEPPPAPVVAPRIDVHYQHFTLFETLQGRQGVSYRALQHWPLNR
- a CDS encoding acylphosphatase, translated to MATTGESIQRRLVISGTVQGVSYRAWMAAAARTRGLAGWVRNRRDGTVEAVVSGPADAVSAMVRDCYSGPSAARVSAVHSETIVAPDVEGFQQRPTV